The Centroberyx gerrardi isolate f3 chromosome 12, fCenGer3.hap1.cur.20231027, whole genome shotgun sequence genome has a window encoding:
- the LOC139917879 gene encoding lysosomal thioesterase PPT2-like has translation MRKPADSRGAPLLLLLLLLHRTGGYKPVIIVHGIFDGPKQFQMLCRFITKVHPGTEVTVIDLYDDLSSLKPMWRQVRGFRMAVDPIMQQAPEGVHLLCFSQGGLICRALLSTIPDHNVHTFISLSSPQAGQYGDTDYLRWVFPEHVKKTVFHICYNRYGQKVSICDYWNDPHHRSRYLQSNTFLAVLNGETPHKEMKAWRENFLRIRKLVLIGGPDDGVITPWQSSHFGFYDSDEHIVQMRNQEYYIRDSFGLKTLDARGDLSVCVHSGVQHIFWHSNYTVFSSCIEKWLT, from the exons atgaggaaaCCTGCAGACAGCCGAGGcgccccgctgctgctgctgctgctgctgcttcacaggaCGGGGGGGTACAAGCCTGTCATCATCGTGCATGGCATTTTTGATGGACCGAAGCAGTTCCAGATGCTTTGTCGGTTCATAACCAAG GTCCATCCAGGTACTGAGGTGACAGTGATCGATCTGTACGATGACCTGTCCAGCCTGAAGCCCATGTGGAGGCAAGTCCGAGGCTTCAGGATGGCCGTCGATCCCATCATGCAACAGGCGCCCGAGGGCGTCcatctgctttgtttttcacaaG GCGGTTTGATCTGTCGAGCGCTCCTCTCCACCATTCCGGACCACAACGTCCACACCTTCATCTCGCTCTCCTCGCCGCAGGCCGGGCAGTACGGAG ACACTGACTATCTGAGGTGGGTTTTCCCTGAGCATGTAAAGAAGACAGTCTTTCATATCTGCTACAACAGATATGGGCAGAAAGTCTCTATTTGCGACTACTGGAACG ACCCTCACCACAGGTCCCGCTACCTGCAGAGCAACACCTTTCTGGCTGTCCTGAACGGAGAAACGCCTCACAAGGAGATGAAAG CCTGGAGGGAAAACTTCCTGCGCATCAGGAAGCTTGTGCTGATTGGTGGACCGGATGATGGCGTCATCACACCATGGCAGTCCAG TCACTTTGGATTCTATGACAGCGACGAACATATTGTTCAGATGAGGAACCAGGAA taTTACATCAGAGACTCGTTCGGGCTGAAGACGCTGGACGCTCGGGGAGACTTGTCGGTGTGTGTGCACTCAGGAGTGCAGCACATTTTCTGGCACTCCAACTACACAGTGTTCAGCAGCTGCATAGAGAAGTGGCTCacatga
- the LOC139917925 gene encoding uncharacterized protein LOC139917925, producing the protein MSSRGKNDCCQICGGALQGNQRRWLFGGQNKRGGPPQTPTESLRGGSLSRSSQSSPWGSTLSLGSSVSLSKSQLSLCSPSKGVDLLSVLTHILGQCVPRGSGRGEFLCSKCVCVLERVFKFDSVIARVSVLSSERLQKLTQERDKIRRWVRHNYCQRHPQDAQSKGSTSEEDGEGDKEGYREMLKENMALSEYECWSEKWDMCPYFIRTGKRCSKGKGCEGCNSLRVSDSDYESVCGIPRHLPFQPFSPLALSRDKSQSMPLHWLRAASIGSSPASLSGSSLSLRAPSRTESVQSLDSLDDADPFDSPGDQSVNLVLKELKRIEGKPVSSPSGSRIPVLGRKEGRYSGETVSPEVNRVLNFGDVENGQNGGHEMDGEDGDVLTELRDEFMPLHRENTTGRVHHAVRHLRGQLDQATARIRTLEAELKHGKSKPTANTEVNGSEDWAPLPQEQGGSPLLQSLGHSLRSRERLIQECMGLIRRLCVEEGAGTELADKLTEKLEENLKETLFDNKTALESLRSEMAEKEKGMEREIEALRKAGRDRERDLNTLNTVLQCNQDVINDLRLALGEKESVQREVEKEREVWRQRDQALTAVLQEKEALLHGLREELQSCQKDVQALSDSVIGQGLSGGGAEAALASQLKEKESQLAHCLQNREANSATMCQEVTKLTTALQEFQLMVQNQQESHTQAVSSLADQLRDSRRELREKGKEKKEVERAWQNDREDRQREERKLRDSLDKRDKLIEQILLDAEERDCLFRELQQNLHNKYEPVTAVKHTL; encoded by the exons ATGTCCTCCAGAGGTAAAAATGACTGTTGCCAAATTTGTGGGGGGGCCCTCCAAGGGAATCAAAGACGGTGGCTGTTTGGGGGCCAAAATAAGAGGGGTGGTCCGCCTCAAACCCCGACTGAGTCCCTGAGAGGAGGAAGCCTGTCCCGGTCCTCCCAGAGTAGCCCCTGGG GTAGCACATTATCCCTGGggtcctctgtgtctctctccaagtCCCAGTTGTCCCTGTGCTCCCCCTCAAAAGGAGTGGACCTGCTGTCGGTGTTGACCCACATACTGGGGCAGTGTGTGCCACGAGGCAGTGGGCGGGGGGAGTTTTTGTGCAGCAAATGTGTCTGCGTCCTAGAGCGAGTGTTCAAGTTCGACTCGGTCATAGCCAGGGTGAGCGTGCTTTCGTCCGAGAGGCTTCAGAAGTTGACCCAGGAGAGGGACAAGATCAGGCGGTGGGTGCGCCACAATTACTGCCAGAGACACCCGCAGGACGCCCAGAGCAAGGGCAGCACCagtgaggaggatggagagggagacaagGAGGGCTACAGGGAGATGCTCAAAGAGAACATGGCTCTCTCAGAGTACGAGTGCTGGTCCGAGAAGTGGGACATGTGTCCGTATTTCATCAGAACGGGCAAAAGGTGTAGCAAGGGTAAAGGCTGTGAAGGGTGCAATTCCTTACGGGTGTCAGACTCAGATTATGAGTCCGTTTGCGGGATTCCCCGCCACTTGCCCTTCCAGCCCTTCTCCCCATTGGCCCTGTCGCGGGACAAGTCCCAGAGCATGCCTCTCCACTGGCTGAGGGCGGCATCCATCGGCTCCAGCCCGGCTTCATTGTCAGGGTCCAGTCTCTCCTTACGGGCGCCTTCCCGCACAGAGTCCGTCCAATCTCTGGACTCTCTTGATGACGCTGACCCGTTCGATTCGCCAGGTGATCAGTCAGTTAACTTGGTGCTTAAAGAGCTGAAACGTATTGAAGGAAAGCCGGTCAGCTCGCCATCAGGGAGTAGGATCCCGGTTCtaggcaggaaggaagggaggtaCTCAGGAGAGACGGTGTCACCTGAAGTGAACAGGGTCCTGAACTTTGGAGATGTGGAGAATGGACAGAACGGAGGGCATGAAATGGATGGAGAAGACGGCGATGTTCTAACTGAGCTGAGGGACGAGTTCATGCCTCTTCATCGAGAG AACACTACAGGCAGGGTTCACCACGCCGTCAGGCATTTGCGAGGCCAGCTGGATCAAGCTACGGCCCGCATCAGGACCCTGGAGGCCGAGCTGAAACATGGAAAGAGCAAACCAACAGCTAACACTGAAGTCAACGGATCAGAGGACTGGGCCCCA TTGCCCCAGGAGCAGGGTGGCAGTCCCCTGCTGCAGAGCCTCGGCCACTCCCTCCGCAGCCGGGAGCGTCTGATCCAG GAGTGTATGGGTCTGATCAGGAggctgtgtgtggaggagggagcaggGACTGAGCTGGCTGACAAGCTGACTGAGAAACTGGAGGAGAACCTGAAGGAGACTCTGTTTGACAACAAG ACGGCCCTGGAGAGTTTGAGGTCTGAAATGGCTGAGAAAGaaaaggggatggagagagagatcgagGCACTGAGGAAGGCTgggagagaccgagagagagacctcaACACACTCAACACCGTGCTGCAGTGCAACCAGGATGTTATCAat GATCTGCGCCTGGCTctgggggagaaggagagcgtgcagagggaggtggagaaggagagggaggtgtgGAGGCAGAGGGACCAGGCTCTCACTGCGGTGCTGCAGGAGAAGGAGGCTCTGCTCCACGGCCTCAGGGAGGAGCTACAGAGCTGTCAGAAAGATGTGCAG GCCCTCTCCGACTCTGTGATTGGCCAGGGTTTGTCAGGGGGCGGGGCTGAGGCAGCTCTTGCCTCACagctgaaggagaaggagagtcAGCTGGCACACTGCTTGCAAAATAGAGAGGCAAACAGCGCCACCATGTGCCAGGAGGTCACCAAGCTCACCACGGCCCTGCAGGAATTCCAGCTCATGGTGCAG AATCAGCAGGAGAGTCACACTCAGGCGGTTTCTTCTCTGGCGGACCAACTCAGAGACTCTCGGAGGGAgctgagggagaaagggaaggagaagaaggaggtggagagagccTGGCAGAACGAcagggaggacagacagagggaggagaggaaactgagGGACAGCCTGGACAAGAGAGACAAACTCATAGAG CAAATCCTCTTGGATGCTGAGGAGCGGGACTGTCTGTTCAGAGAGCTGCAGCAGAACCTGCACAACAAATACGAACCTGTGACTGCCGTCAAACACACATTATGA